Proteins encoded together in one Micromonospora auratinigra window:
- a CDS encoding MFS transporter, which produces MVAEAVVRSDGPGPATDPGRAVLARYTATAVLVRLADEGARVALVLLAVEHTGGAGYGGLLVAALMVPHVVAGPVVGMIADTVRRRRLFYCLALLGFAAALLGAALSAAASRALTVVLVLLAGCLAPVMLGGLTGLLRDLAPRRLDTAFGLDATSYNLAGIAGPAIAAVVAGRCGATVATAVLTGLVALGALVLCTLPVADRPVSARHPAARPRPTAAVPLLWRRPRLGAVTLASSVGYLGVGALPVVAVLLAARLHDTAYTGWLLTASSLGGLAGSLWYARFPVRAHPPERVVTVVLALMAVPFALVAFASSPVLALALFVLVGLLNGPLFCAVLAVRDREAPPGVRTQVMTLGAGLKTTAAAAGAVLAGAATGLGAGPLLLGVAACQVLGAAGGAVLLRRAGRQPGAGPSSPGRDGAR; this is translated from the coding sequence ATGGTCGCGGAAGCAGTCGTCCGGTCCGACGGTCCGGGTCCCGCAACGGACCCGGGGCGCGCCGTGCTCGCCCGCTACACCGCCACCGCCGTGCTGGTCCGCCTCGCCGACGAGGGCGCCCGGGTCGCGCTGGTGCTGCTCGCCGTCGAGCACACCGGCGGCGCGGGCTACGGCGGCCTGCTCGTCGCCGCGCTGATGGTCCCGCACGTGGTGGCCGGCCCGGTGGTCGGCATGATCGCCGACACGGTACGCCGACGGCGGCTCTTCTACTGCCTGGCCCTGCTCGGCTTCGCCGCCGCGCTGCTCGGCGCGGCGCTGTCGGCCGCCGCCTCGCGGGCGCTCACCGTCGTCCTGGTGCTGCTGGCCGGGTGCCTGGCACCGGTGATGCTCGGCGGGCTGACCGGCCTGCTGCGCGACCTCGCGCCGCGCCGCCTGGACACCGCCTTCGGCCTGGACGCCACCTCGTACAACCTGGCCGGCATCGCCGGCCCGGCGATCGCGGCGGTGGTCGCCGGACGGTGCGGCGCCACGGTCGCCACCGCGGTGCTGACCGGCCTGGTCGCACTGGGCGCGCTGGTGCTGTGCACCCTGCCGGTCGCCGACCGGCCGGTCAGCGCCCGGCACCCGGCCGCCCGGCCCCGCCCGACGGCCGCGGTGCCGCTGCTCTGGCGCCGACCCCGGCTCGGTGCGGTCACCCTGGCCAGCAGCGTCGGCTATCTCGGTGTCGGCGCCCTGCCGGTGGTGGCGGTGCTGCTCGCGGCCCGCCTCCACGACACCGCGTACACCGGCTGGTTGCTGACCGCGTCCTCGCTCGGTGGTCTGGCCGGCTCCCTGTGGTACGCCCGCTTCCCGGTACGCGCGCACCCGCCCGAGCGGGTGGTGACCGTCGTGCTGGCCCTCATGGCGGTGCCCTTCGCGCTGGTGGCGTTCGCGTCGTCGCCGGTGCTGGCGCTGGCGCTGTTCGTCCTGGTGGGGCTGCTGAACGGGCCGCTGTTCTGCGCGGTCCTCGCCGTCCGCGACCGGGAGGCCCCACCCGGGGTGCGGACGCAGGTGATGACGCTGGGCGCCGGCCTGAAGACCACCGCGGCGGCGGCCGGGGCGGTCCTCGCCGGGGCCGCCACCGGCCTCGGCGCGGGCCCCCTTCTGCTGGGGGTGGCGGCCTGCCAGGTGCTGGGCGCGGCCGGCGGGGCGGTGCTGCTGCGCCGGGCCGGCCGTCAGCCCGGTGCCGGCCCCTCGTCGCCGGGGCGCGACGGCGCGCGGTAG
- a CDS encoding archease produces the protein MHARPPRGHRTVPHTADVRVEAWAADREGCLAEGVTALVATFVDATGVRPDGEAVFAVPPGDDADLLVGVLDEVIFRLETAGTLPLRGEVQATDDGGLRVRWWTTGTDRVELVGAVPKAVSLHELRFGPDGPGWSCAVTLDV, from the coding sequence ATGCACGCCCGACCACCGCGGGGTCACCGGACCGTCCCGCACACCGCCGACGTACGCGTCGAGGCGTGGGCGGCGGACCGCGAGGGCTGCCTCGCGGAGGGGGTCACGGCGCTGGTGGCGACCTTCGTGGACGCCACCGGCGTCCGCCCCGACGGGGAGGCGGTGTTCGCGGTGCCGCCGGGCGACGACGCGGACCTGCTGGTGGGCGTCCTCGACGAGGTGATCTTCCGGCTGGAGACGGCCGGTACGCTGCCGCTGCGCGGCGAGGTGCAGGCCACCGACGACGGGGGCCTGCGGGTGCGCTGGTGGACCACCGGCACCGACCGGGTGGAGCTGGTCGGCGCGGTGCCGAAGGCGGTCTCCCTGCACGAGCTGCGCTTCGGCCCGGACGGGCCGGGGTGGTCCTGCGCGGTGACCCTCGACGTGTGA
- a CDS encoding RtcB family protein: MDLVEETPYRFRIDRRDPMRVPGVVFATRSLLPDVDADRSLDQVADVATLPGIVTASYAMPDVHWGYGFPIGGVAATDVADGGVVSPGGVGFDISCGVRLLAADLDRAALGPRLDALLDGLGEATPRGMGTGAVWHLADRAELDAVLRGGSRYAVERGFGVPRDLARCEDGGAVDDADPAQVSERAVQRGAGQVGSLGSGNHFLEVQAVAEVYDEPVAAAFGLAAGQVCVMIHCGSRGLGHQICTDHVRAMERVMPGYGIQVPDRQLACAPVSSPEGRAYLGAMAAAANYARANRQLLAHAARQVFRRVTGGELALVYDISHNLAKIETHDVAGAPRRLCVHRKGATRALPPGHDDLPDDLRPVGQPVLIPGSMGTGSYVLTGVTGAPAWASTCHGAGRTQSRKQATKAVRGHDPRQELEAQGIAVRGASRRGLAEEMPAAYKDVTAVVAAAEGAGLCRRVARLVPLGVVKG, translated from the coding sequence ATGGACCTGGTCGAGGAGACGCCGTACCGGTTCCGCATCGACCGGCGCGACCCGATGCGGGTGCCGGGCGTCGTCTTCGCCACCCGGTCGCTGCTGCCCGACGTCGACGCCGACCGGTCCCTGGACCAGGTGGCGGACGTGGCCACCCTGCCCGGCATCGTGACCGCCTCGTACGCCATGCCGGACGTGCACTGGGGCTACGGCTTCCCGATCGGCGGGGTGGCCGCCACCGACGTCGCGGACGGCGGCGTGGTGTCGCCCGGCGGCGTGGGCTTCGACATCTCCTGCGGGGTCCGGCTGCTCGCCGCCGACCTGGACCGGGCCGCGCTGGGTCCCCGTCTCGACGCGCTGCTGGACGGCCTGGGCGAGGCCACCCCGCGTGGCATGGGCACCGGCGCGGTGTGGCACCTGGCCGACCGCGCCGAACTCGACGCGGTGTTGCGCGGCGGCTCCCGGTACGCCGTCGAGCGCGGCTTCGGCGTGCCCCGGGACCTGGCCCGCTGCGAGGACGGTGGCGCGGTCGACGACGCGGACCCCGCGCAGGTGAGCGAGCGGGCGGTGCAGCGGGGCGCCGGGCAGGTCGGCAGCCTCGGCTCCGGCAACCACTTCCTGGAGGTGCAGGCCGTCGCGGAGGTCTACGACGAGCCGGTCGCGGCCGCGTTCGGGCTGGCCGCCGGCCAGGTCTGCGTCATGATCCACTGCGGGTCGCGCGGGCTCGGCCACCAGATCTGCACCGACCACGTACGGGCGATGGAGCGGGTGATGCCCGGGTACGGCATCCAGGTGCCGGACCGGCAGCTCGCCTGCGCGCCGGTGTCGTCGCCCGAGGGGCGCGCGTACCTGGGGGCGATGGCCGCCGCCGCCAACTACGCCCGGGCCAACCGGCAGCTGCTCGCCCACGCCGCCCGCCAGGTCTTCCGCCGGGTCACCGGCGGTGAGCTGGCGCTGGTGTACGACATCTCGCACAACCTCGCCAAGATCGAGACACACGACGTCGCCGGCGCGCCCCGTCGGCTCTGCGTGCACCGCAAGGGCGCCACCCGGGCCCTGCCGCCCGGGCACGACGACCTCCCCGACGACCTGCGCCCGGTCGGGCAGCCGGTGCTGATCCCCGGCTCGATGGGCACCGGCTCGTACGTGCTGACCGGCGTGACCGGCGCGCCGGCCTGGGCCTCCACCTGCCACGGCGCGGGCCGGACGCAGAGCCGCAAGCAGGCGACGAAGGCGGTCCGGGGCCACGACCCGCGCCAGGAGCTGGAGGCGCAGGGCATCGCGGTACGGGGCGCCTCCCGACGCGGGCTGGCCGAGGAGATGCCGGCCGCGTACAAGGACGTCACCGCGGTGGTGGCGGCGGCCGAGGGGGCGGGGCTGTGCCGCCGGGTGGCCCGGCTGGTGCCGCTGGGCGTGGTTAAGGGCTGA
- a CDS encoding LysE family translocator has product MTIAFLLTTLVVVLTPGTGVLYTLSTALASGRRAGLAAALGGTVSLLPHLAVAVTGLAALLRAGTPAYRVVTWLGVGYLLWLAVAALRDRGALRIDDGRPAPSTARIVRHGMVVNLLNPKVTVFFVAFLPQFVPPDSPAATSRMLLHGGVFVLTTLLVFAGFAASAGALRHRVLARPRLTAALRHGFAGSFLALGLGLALTAR; this is encoded by the coding sequence ATGACCATCGCCTTCCTGCTGACCACGCTGGTCGTGGTGCTCACGCCGGGCACCGGCGTGCTGTACACGCTCTCCACCGCGCTGGCCTCGGGCCGCCGCGCCGGCCTCGCCGCCGCGCTCGGCGGCACCGTCAGCCTGCTGCCGCACCTGGCCGTCGCCGTCACCGGGCTCGCCGCCCTGCTGCGCGCCGGGACCCCGGCGTACCGGGTGGTCACCTGGCTGGGCGTGGGGTACCTGCTCTGGCTCGCCGTCGCCGCGCTGCGGGACCGCGGCGCGCTGCGGATCGACGACGGCCGGCCCGCCCCGTCGACCGCCCGGATCGTCCGCCACGGCATGGTGGTGAACCTGCTCAATCCCAAGGTGACGGTCTTCTTCGTGGCCTTCCTGCCGCAGTTCGTGCCGCCGGACAGTCCGGCCGCCACCAGCCGGATGCTGCTGCACGGCGGGGTCTTCGTCCTCACCACGCTGCTGGTCTTCGCCGGGTTCGCCGCGTCGGCCGGGGCGCTGCGGCACCGGGTGCTCGCCCGACCCCGGCTGACCGCCGCGCTGCGGCACGGCTTCGCCGGCAGCTTCCTCGCCCTCGGCCTCGGCCTGGCCCTCACCGCCCGTTAG
- the pdxR gene encoding MocR-like pyridoxine biosynthesis transcription factor PdxR, with protein MDRAITAPTGKSITTGADFLQLDVTDAPPGGRADWLATRLRAAIADGRVPVGARLPASRVLAVELGVSRGVVTEAYQRLAESGQVAGRGRAGTVVLAGPAGVVAGVPTPAPAPELFAARPGVSVFDALRAAPAELDLTPGVPDLAAFPRAAWLRAERAVLRRLTPADFGYGDPTGTPALRRAVAAWLGRNRGIRVDPAEVVVVAGVSQALGLLAQVLHDQGVHTVAVEDPSSLGVRQHLHNWRLDTPPVPVDAHGLRVDRLAAAGARAVLVTPAHQFPTGVVLDGERRRALLGWAERGGLVIEDDYDAEHRYDRPPVPALRGTLPERVCYTGSVSKLLAPALRIGWLLVPPRWHTALVDAKRMADLGNAALPQLVLAELMTSGALERHLRMLRRRHVRRRDAMLRAVREQLPGAVVHGAAAGLHLLVTLPDEVDDVAVAAAALRRGVKVHPLAWHGQRRQPPGLVLGYAATPTGDLERAVAELGAALRELT; from the coding sequence GTGGACAGGGCCATAACGGCACCGACGGGGAAGTCCATAACGACCGGTGCCGACTTCCTCCAGCTCGACGTGACCGACGCGCCGCCGGGCGGCCGCGCCGACTGGCTCGCCACGCGGCTCCGGGCGGCCATCGCCGACGGTCGGGTGCCGGTGGGAGCTCGGCTGCCGGCCAGCCGGGTGCTCGCCGTCGAGCTGGGCGTGTCGCGGGGCGTGGTGACCGAGGCGTACCAGCGGCTGGCCGAGAGCGGGCAGGTCGCCGGCCGGGGCCGGGCCGGCACGGTGGTGCTGGCCGGTCCGGCCGGCGTGGTCGCCGGCGTCCCCACCCCCGCCCCGGCGCCGGAGCTGTTCGCCGCCCGCCCCGGCGTGTCGGTCTTCGACGCGCTGCGCGCCGCGCCGGCCGAGCTGGACCTGACGCCCGGCGTACCGGACCTGGCCGCCTTTCCCCGCGCGGCCTGGCTGCGGGCCGAACGCGCGGTGCTGCGCCGCCTCACCCCGGCCGACTTCGGCTACGGCGACCCCACCGGCACGCCCGCGCTCCGGCGCGCCGTGGCCGCCTGGCTGGGCCGCAACCGGGGCATCCGGGTCGACCCGGCCGAGGTGGTGGTGGTCGCCGGCGTCTCCCAGGCGCTCGGCCTGCTCGCCCAGGTCCTGCACGACCAGGGTGTGCACACCGTGGCGGTGGAGGACCCCTCGTCGCTCGGCGTACGGCAGCACCTGCACAACTGGCGGCTGGACACCCCGCCGGTGCCGGTCGACGCGCACGGCCTGCGCGTCGACCGGCTGGCGGCCGCCGGTGCCCGCGCGGTGCTGGTCACCCCGGCGCACCAGTTCCCGACCGGCGTGGTCCTCGACGGCGAGCGGCGCCGCGCGCTGCTCGGCTGGGCCGAGCGCGGTGGCCTGGTGATCGAGGACGACTACGACGCCGAGCACCGCTACGACCGCCCCCCGGTGCCGGCCCTGCGCGGCACGCTGCCGGAGCGGGTCTGCTACACCGGCAGCGTCTCCAAGCTGCTCGCCCCGGCGCTGCGAATCGGCTGGCTGCTGGTGCCACCCCGGTGGCACACCGCCCTGGTGGACGCCAAGCGGATGGCCGACCTCGGCAACGCGGCGCTGCCCCAGCTGGTGCTGGCCGAGCTGATGACCTCCGGCGCCCTGGAACGCCACCTGCGGATGCTGCGCCGCCGGCACGTCCGTCGCCGCGACGCGATGCTGCGCGCGGTCCGGGAACAGCTGCCCGGGGCCGTGGTGCACGGCGCCGCCGCCGGCCTGCACCTGCTGGTCACCCTGCCCGACGAGGTGGACGACGTGGCGGTGGCGGCGGCCGCGTTGCGGCGCGGCGTCAAGGTGCACCCGCTCGCCTGGCACGGCCAGCGACGCCAGCCGCCCGGCCTGGTCCTCGGCTACGCCGCCACCCCGACCGGCGACCTGGAGCGCGCCGTCGCCGAGCTCGGCGCCGCCCTGCGCGAGCTGACCTGA
- a CDS encoding helix-turn-helix transcriptional regulator, giving the protein MRASRLLSILLLLQSHGRLTATDLARRLEVSVRTIYRDVESLHAAGIPLYGSAGHAGGYRLVDGWRTRLTGLTTEEADRLLFAGLPGPAAELGYQSVVSSLQRKLRAALPDPLADRATRLQERFHLDTPGWYSDGDPSPHLAPTAEAVWRQHRIRVRYRSWRGEVSRVLEPYGLVLKGGRWYVVAARPDRPEPATYRINQILDLTPLDESFDRPGFDLPGWWRAHVVGFRARLHRDEATIRLSPAGRDRLREIAADAVVAAVDASAGPPDAAGWVWAVIPVESLTHAHGDLLRLGAEVEVLSPAPLRERLADTAARLATLYRAPSRPGDEGPAPG; this is encoded by the coding sequence GTGCGGGCCAGTCGTCTCCTGTCCATCCTGCTGCTGCTCCAGTCGCACGGCCGGCTCACCGCCACCGACCTGGCCCGGCGGCTGGAGGTGTCGGTGCGCACCATCTACCGCGACGTGGAGTCGCTGCACGCCGCCGGCATCCCGCTCTACGGCTCCGCCGGGCACGCCGGCGGGTACCGGCTCGTCGACGGGTGGCGGACCCGGCTGACCGGGCTGACCACCGAGGAGGCCGACCGGCTGCTCTTCGCCGGGCTGCCCGGCCCGGCCGCCGAGCTGGGCTACCAGTCGGTGGTGTCGAGCCTGCAACGCAAGCTGCGGGCGGCGCTGCCCGATCCGCTCGCCGACCGGGCCACCCGGCTCCAGGAACGCTTCCACCTCGACACGCCGGGCTGGTACTCCGACGGTGACCCGTCACCGCACCTGGCCCCCACCGCCGAGGCGGTGTGGCGGCAGCACCGCATCCGGGTGCGCTACCGCAGCTGGCGCGGGGAGGTGAGCCGGGTCCTCGAACCGTACGGGCTGGTGCTCAAGGGGGGCCGCTGGTACGTCGTCGCCGCCCGCCCCGACCGGCCGGAGCCGGCCACCTACCGGATCAACCAGATCCTCGACCTGACCCCGCTGGACGAGTCGTTCGACCGGCCCGGGTTCGACCTGCCCGGCTGGTGGCGGGCGCACGTGGTCGGCTTCCGGGCCCGGCTGCACCGCGACGAGGCGACGATCCGCCTCTCCCCCGCCGGTCGGGACCGGCTGCGCGAGATCGCCGCCGACGCGGTGGTCGCGGCGGTGGACGCCAGCGCCGGCCCGCCGGACGCGGCCGGCTGGGTGTGGGCGGTGATCCCCGTCGAGTCGCTCACCCACGCCCACGGCGACCTGCTCCGGCTCGGCGCCGAGGTGGAGGTCCTCTCCCCCGCCCCGCTGCGCGAACGGCTCGCCGACACCGCCGCGCGGCTCGCGACGCTCTACCGCGCGCCGTCGCGCCCCGGCGACGAGGGGCCGGCACCGGGCTGA
- a CDS encoding TetR/AcrR family transcriptional regulator has product MTSPRTPAVATPTRGRRPARSTGDDRETAILATAERLLQERAFGDISIDDLARGAGISRPTFYFYFPSKDAVLLSLLDRVTGEANLAAGDVLDRLAEDPRARWRELIARFHATFGGHRALVLACAQVRGTNAEVRRLWAEVLERWVRAVEAAIEGERRRGAAPDGLPARDLAIALNSMNERVWYATFAGDGPAVAERDVVDVLLDVWLTAIYRSTSPPPA; this is encoded by the coding sequence ATGACCTCCCCCCGTACGCCGGCCGTGGCCACGCCGACGCGCGGGCGGCGACCGGCCCGCTCCACCGGCGACGACCGGGAGACGGCCATCCTCGCCACCGCCGAGCGGCTGTTGCAGGAGCGCGCCTTCGGCGACATCTCGATCGACGACCTGGCCCGCGGCGCGGGCATCTCCCGGCCCACGTTCTACTTCTACTTCCCGTCCAAGGACGCGGTGCTGCTGAGCCTGCTCGATCGGGTCACCGGGGAGGCGAACCTCGCGGCGGGCGACGTGCTGGACCGGCTCGCCGAGGACCCGCGGGCCCGCTGGCGGGAGCTGATCGCCCGGTTCCACGCCACCTTCGGCGGCCACCGCGCGCTGGTGCTGGCCTGCGCGCAGGTACGCGGCACCAACGCCGAGGTCCGCCGGCTCTGGGCCGAGGTGCTGGAACGCTGGGTACGGGCGGTCGAGGCGGCGATCGAGGGTGAGCGGCGGCGCGGCGCGGCCCCGGACGGGCTGCCCGCCCGGGACCTCGCGATCGCGCTGAACTCGATGAACGAGCGCGTCTGGTACGCCACCTTCGCCGGTGACGGGCCGGCCGTGGCCGAGCGGGACGTGGTCGACGTGCTGCTCGACGTCTGGCTGACCGCGATCTACCGGAGCACCTCCCCGCCGCCGGCCTGA
- a CDS encoding MBL fold metallo-hydrolase: MKITKWTHACVRIEHEGRVLVIDPGTWSEPAALVGADAVLLTHEHTDHVDVLRLAGLGVPVFAPKGARLPGPVPLEVTRVTPGERFDAAGFPVTAVGGRHALIHDGQPDCANLGYVVDDALYHPGDALALPDRPVRTLLLPAQGSWLKLTEAISFATTIGADRTVAIHDAQLNDRGLASVHGWFGETVPGYRPLAPGETL; encoded by the coding sequence ATGAAGATCACCAAGTGGACCCACGCGTGCGTCCGGATCGAGCACGAGGGCCGGGTCCTGGTCATCGACCCGGGCACCTGGAGCGAGCCGGCGGCCCTCGTGGGTGCCGACGCGGTGCTGCTCACCCACGAGCACACCGATCACGTCGACGTGCTGCGGCTGGCCGGTCTGGGCGTGCCGGTCTTCGCGCCGAAGGGGGCTCGGCTGCCCGGCCCGGTGCCGCTGGAGGTGACCCGGGTGACGCCCGGCGAGCGGTTCGACGCCGCCGGCTTCCCCGTCACCGCCGTCGGCGGCCGGCACGCGCTGATCCACGACGGCCAGCCCGACTGCGCCAACCTGGGGTACGTCGTCGACGACGCCCTCTACCACCCGGGCGATGCGCTGGCGCTGCCCGACCGGCCGGTGCGGACGCTGCTGCTGCCGGCGCAGGGCTCCTGGTTGAAGCTGACCGAGGCGATCTCCTTCGCCACCACGATCGGCGCGGACCGGACCGTCGCGATCCACGACGCGCAGCTCAACGACCGGGGCCTGGCGAGCGTGCACGGCTGGTTCGGCGAGACCGTCCCCGGCTACCGTCCGCTCGCCCCCGGCGAGACGCTCTGA